A genome region from Rhodohalobacter mucosus includes the following:
- a CDS encoding zinc-dependent alcohol dehydrogenase family protein — protein sequence MKAMRLHHTGTMNNRPSPLRLEDVPDPHPEAGELLLQVSVCGVCHTELDEIEGRTPPPELPVTPGHQVIGTVLTTGRGVSGFSQGDRVGVGWIYSACGECEHCRNGNENLCENFIATGRDADGGYAEKMTVPAEYAVRVPDDLSDESAAPLLCAGAIGYRSLMLTGIENGQKLGLTGFGASGHLVLNLVKHHYPDTEVFVFARNPREREFAMELGAVWAGDTDEEPPEKLHAVIDTTPAWKPVVEALKSLEPGGRLVINAIRKEAGDKEYLENLNYERDLWMEKEIKSVANVTRRDLSEMLRLAAKYGIRPEVREFPLEAANKALQEVKNGDIRGAKVLRISENMS from the coding sequence ATGAAAGCCATGCGCCTGCATCATACCGGAACAATGAATAACCGGCCTTCACCCCTCAGGCTGGAGGATGTGCCGGATCCTCATCCGGAAGCCGGTGAGCTTCTCCTTCAGGTATCCGTATGCGGGGTATGCCATACCGAGCTGGATGAAATTGAAGGCCGTACACCGCCGCCGGAACTGCCGGTTACACCGGGACACCAGGTGATAGGCACGGTTTTGACAACCGGCCGCGGTGTGAGCGGATTTTCTCAGGGCGACCGCGTAGGGGTCGGGTGGATCTATTCAGCCTGCGGTGAGTGTGAGCACTGCAGAAACGGAAATGAAAACTTGTGCGAAAACTTTATTGCAACGGGCCGGGATGCAGATGGCGGCTATGCGGAAAAGATGACCGTTCCTGCAGAGTATGCCGTTCGGGTTCCCGATGATTTGTCGGATGAGTCTGCCGCACCCCTGCTCTGTGCAGGGGCAATCGGGTATCGCTCACTTATGCTTACGGGCATTGAAAACGGACAAAAGCTGGGCCTTACCGGTTTCGGAGCATCGGGCCACCTGGTGCTGAATCTTGTAAAGCACCATTATCCTGACACAGAGGTCTTTGTTTTTGCACGGAATCCGCGAGAGCGCGAATTTGCAATGGAATTGGGTGCGGTATGGGCGGGTGATACGGACGAGGAGCCGCCGGAAAAACTGCATGCCGTGATTGATACCACTCCTGCATGGAAACCCGTTGTGGAGGCACTGAAGTCGCTGGAGCCCGGGGGAAGGCTTGTGATTAATGCGATTCGGAAGGAGGCGGGCGACAAAGAGTACCTGGAGAACCTGAACTATGAACGCGATCTCTGGATGGAGAAAGAGATTAAATCGGTTGCCAATGTAACGCGCAGGGACCTGTCGGAAATGCTGAGGCTTGCAGCAAAATACGGCATCAGGCCGGAAGTACGGGAATTTCCGCTTGAGGCAGCCAATAAGGCTCTTCAGGAGGTAAAAAATGGAGACATACGGGGTGCAAAGGTGCTAAGGATATCTGAAAATATGTCCTGA
- a CDS encoding GntR family transcriptional regulator: MQHSAKHIADRIRLMISTKQFQVGELLPSTRVLGKQLGASFHTVRKAYHQLAAEGLIRSEQGRGFVVNRQSTKLDKSERIELGTEKMQALLEELIGYGLDEAEIEAIFEEQVSFMEWPDRIQSIATVGETRELARLLSDSIKKQVGVKSDLLLADEYDEAVNYDALFVPIHLVGGFRSLTDTIRILPVVFHYDADVLLSIMDRAAIEAIGLVTAEEGSITKIINELKSLMKFEGAFVAGATYGKSLPLFVRNTDLILYTPASARLVEEKVPEKKRIRLEYILSEKSADMIRSELWDQ, translated from the coding sequence ATGCAGCACTCTGCCAAACATATCGCCGACCGTATCCGGTTGATGATTTCCACCAAACAGTTTCAGGTTGGAGAACTGCTTCCGTCCACCAGGGTTCTGGGAAAACAGCTTGGAGCAAGTTTTCATACTGTGAGAAAAGCGTACCACCAGCTTGCGGCTGAGGGGCTAATCCGGTCAGAGCAGGGGCGCGGATTTGTGGTAAACCGACAAAGCACAAAACTGGATAAGTCGGAACGAATCGAATTGGGTACCGAAAAAATGCAGGCGTTGCTTGAAGAGCTGATTGGCTATGGGCTTGACGAGGCAGAGATAGAAGCGATTTTTGAAGAGCAGGTGAGTTTTATGGAATGGCCCGACCGGATTCAGAGCATTGCAACTGTGGGTGAAACCAGAGAGCTTGCCAGACTGCTTTCCGATTCCATCAAAAAACAGGTTGGGGTAAAAAGTGATCTGCTGCTTGCCGATGAATATGATGAAGCGGTGAATTATGACGCTCTATTTGTGCCCATTCATCTTGTTGGAGGCTTTCGCAGCCTGACCGACACCATTCGTATCCTGCCTGTTGTCTTTCATTATGATGCAGACGTACTGCTGTCCATCATGGACCGTGCTGCGATTGAAGCTATCGGGCTCGTAACGGCTGAGGAGGGATCGATTACAAAAATTATCAATGAGCTTAAATCCCTCATGAAATTTGAGGGTGCTTTTGTGGCCGGCGCAACCTACGGCAAGTCGCTGCCGCTATTTGTGCGGAATACGGATCTCATTCTGTATACACCTGCAAGCGCACGGCTTGTGGAAGAGAAAGTACCCGAGAAAAAACGAATCAGGCTGGAGTATATCCTTTCTGAGAAGAGTGCGGATATGATACGGTCGGAGTTGTGGGATCAGTGA
- a CDS encoding DEAD/DEAH box helicase: MPEIKKLIQNAISALEAEIETVREKPSTDILFNGERVKGGPADMVDYRFESHQPAIRFAEEIKARSGEKSWLVHPLSFEDNVVTLRFPEDAGNRIDELQVEWENDFILKRTLSRIMSLQENENGEFKRLERLFDPAGETVPATKEIAEDGLRNEAQREAIDMAMSRRTVFIWGPPGTGKTATLGYIIANYLKQGKKVLFASNTNRAVDVGLLSALDAMQQIGCQVPQHRITRFGDAALNAEKLDVYLFDVQLEQIRDRKKQEAGEWISLMSNREQALRKVEKRLRDGKQPTSNQELELKLINQKIKDAGGLEVLEDKLDELNQVNDRAELWKKQFVATTLAKVCTSDLFHDIEFDAVVVDEGSMASLPYLMVLASHAKWHMVVVGDPMQLPPIALTADTEARDFLEKDIFTTVSAADKGEELFRWHDDHPEFTAFFDTQYRLESSLADVISTVFYEGRLKTGKLENRSLDRLSDRAFHLVDTSKYGPYLEQKSGERGFKPVNMVHQEVIERLVKNMEGKGIFMEQVGIIVPFRSVVYDLRNRLYEAGVRNVEVGTIHTFQGREKEYIIFDTVMSGEKQRGGVRHYSVRPLDEEKNGLSVPRLLNVAFSRSRKELIVIADMGHIRKVYGNKFLGRLLGRIS; this comes from the coding sequence ATGCCAGAGATTAAAAAACTGATTCAAAACGCAATTTCAGCCCTCGAGGCAGAGATTGAAACGGTGAGAGAGAAGCCTTCCACTGATATTCTTTTTAATGGGGAGAGGGTTAAAGGAGGACCGGCTGACATGGTTGATTACCGTTTTGAATCGCATCAGCCCGCCATCCGTTTTGCTGAAGAGATCAAGGCCAGGTCGGGTGAAAAGAGCTGGCTGGTTCATCCATTATCATTTGAGGACAATGTGGTTACACTTCGTTTCCCGGAGGATGCGGGCAATAGAATTGACGAGCTGCAAGTGGAGTGGGAGAACGACTTCATACTGAAGAGAACACTCTCACGCATTATGAGTCTGCAGGAAAATGAAAACGGTGAATTTAAACGCCTTGAGAGGCTATTTGATCCGGCCGGCGAGACTGTACCGGCTACGAAAGAGATTGCGGAAGATGGCTTGCGTAACGAGGCTCAGCGAGAGGCCATAGATATGGCAATGAGTCGCCGAACCGTTTTTATCTGGGGCCCTCCGGGAACCGGAAAAACCGCTACACTGGGATATATAATTGCCAACTATCTGAAACAGGGCAAAAAGGTGCTTTTTGCGTCCAATACCAACCGCGCCGTGGACGTGGGTTTGCTGAGTGCGCTTGACGCCATGCAGCAAATCGGTTGCCAGGTCCCGCAGCATCGAATAACCCGTTTTGGGGATGCCGCACTCAATGCTGAGAAGCTGGACGTATACCTATTCGATGTACAGCTTGAGCAGATCCGTGATCGGAAAAAGCAGGAAGCCGGTGAATGGATTTCACTGATGAGTAACCGGGAGCAGGCTCTCCGCAAGGTAGAAAAAAGGCTGCGCGATGGAAAACAGCCTACCAGCAACCAGGAACTTGAGCTGAAACTGATCAATCAAAAGATTAAGGATGCGGGCGGCCTGGAAGTTCTGGAGGATAAGCTGGATGAGCTGAACCAGGTTAACGACCGTGCGGAGCTTTGGAAAAAGCAGTTTGTGGCTACCACACTTGCAAAAGTGTGCACATCAGACCTTTTTCACGACATCGAGTTTGATGCGGTTGTTGTGGATGAAGGATCGATGGCAAGCCTTCCCTATCTGATGGTGCTTGCATCACATGCCAAATGGCATATGGTCGTGGTGGGCGATCCTATGCAGCTTCCGCCCATTGCACTTACAGCAGACACAGAAGCGCGCGATTTTCTTGAAAAGGACATTTTTACAACCGTATCTGCTGCAGATAAGGGTGAAGAACTGTTCCGGTGGCATGACGATCATCCGGAATTTACCGCATTCTTCGATACACAATACCGGCTCGAATCTTCCCTGGCTGATGTAATCAGCACGGTTTTCTATGAAGGCCGCCTTAAAACAGGAAAGCTTGAGAACCGTTCTCTCGACCGGCTTTCCGATCGCGCCTTTCACCTGGTGGATACCTCGAAGTACGGGCCCTATCTCGAACAGAAATCGGGAGAAAGAGGCTTCAAGCCGGTAAACATGGTTCATCAGGAGGTTATTGAGCGATTGGTTAAAAACATGGAAGGGAAAGGCATTTTCATGGAACAGGTAGGTATTATTGTTCCGTTTAGAAGTGTAGTGTACGATCTGCGAAACCGGCTTTATGAGGCCGGGGTTCGAAATGTGGAGGTGGGTACCATCCACACCTTTCAGGGCCGGGAAAAGGAATACATTATCTTTGACACGGTTATGAGCGGCGAAAAACAGCGGGGCGGTGTTCGCCACTACTCAGTACGCCCCCTTGATGAAGAGAAAAACGGACTGAGCGTGCCCAGACTGCTGAACGTGGCTTTTTCCAGGAGCCGCAAAGAACTGATTGTAATTGCCGATATGGGACACATCCGGAAAGTATACGGGAATAAGTTTCTGGGAAGGCTTCTGGGGAGAATTTCTTAG
- a CDS encoding tryptophan 2,3-dioxygenase, whose translation MSQSESLTYTSYLKVKELLNLQKPESKPAEHDEMLFIVIHQVYELWFKQILHELDKFRADLKSGNTWGAAKTMRRVLTILKTMVSQVDVLETMTPLEFNSFRGFLQNASGFQSVQFREMEIVCGMRSKHIIDVHKDQPDLQQNLLNREKEYTLWESFCTYLQHKEYNVEWPERVNDQGLVHEPSEYNQKLLVDIMNNDPETALLCELMIDYDEGLMEWRYRHVKMVERTIGTKRGTGGSDGAKYLRRTLNNPIFPDLWEIRSKF comes from the coding sequence ATGAGTCAATCCGAGAGCCTCACCTACACGTCTTATCTGAAAGTAAAGGAGCTTCTAAATCTTCAGAAGCCCGAGTCTAAACCCGCCGAGCACGATGAGATGCTTTTTATCGTCATTCACCAGGTGTATGAGCTTTGGTTCAAACAAATTCTTCATGAACTTGACAAGTTCAGGGCAGACTTGAAGTCAGGAAATACGTGGGGGGCTGCGAAAACGATGCGGCGGGTGCTTACCATTCTGAAAACCATGGTCTCCCAGGTGGATGTGCTTGAGACCATGACTCCTCTTGAGTTCAACAGTTTTCGCGGATTTCTACAGAATGCAAGCGGCTTTCAGTCCGTGCAGTTCCGAGAAATGGAGATCGTTTGCGGCATGCGTTCAAAGCATATCATTGACGTTCATAAAGACCAGCCCGACCTTCAGCAAAACCTGCTGAACCGCGAGAAGGAATACACGCTTTGGGAGAGTTTCTGTACATATCTTCAGCACAAAGAGTACAACGTGGAATGGCCGGAACGGGTAAATGATCAGGGGTTGGTTCATGAACCTTCGGAGTACAATCAAAAGCTGTTGGTCGACATCATGAACAACGATCCTGAAACGGCGCTTCTTTGCGAACTGATGATCGATTATGATGAAGGCCTCATGGAGTGGCGTTACCGTCACGTGAAAATGGTGGAACGCACAATCGGCACCAAGCGCGGGACAGGCGGGTCCGACGGAGCCAAATACCTGCGCCGAACGCTGAACAACCCTATTTTCCCTGATTTATGGGAGATCCGGTCGAAGTTTTAG
- the polX gene encoding DNA polymerase/3'-5' exonuclease PolX: MTNQDVAAKLREVYNLMQLAGENRFRAIAFDRAAQTIEGLNDDINKHVEEDTLTGIKGIGKSIAEDIKAFAETGTMPVLEALKERVPKGLIEWLNISGLGPKNIVKIHKELEITELTQLKEACQSGAVADLPGLGQKSADKILKSIAYLEKYGERAHLDQALEIAEPVFEFVKNIKGVQQCGIAGSLRRRRETIGDIDILAAADQKDAESIFDAFVNHELIVEILGQGETKSSVRTETGRQVDLRIVKPDQYAAALMYFTGSKEHNIVLRQRARERGMALNEYGLFKLTEDGDTDFDRPVKTDSESAIYKKLDLHFIPPEHREDRGEFDYYEQHESMDLVEEENIRGVVHAHSTWSDGKYTIRQMAEACMDRGYEYLGLTDHSKTAAYAGGLTLEDVRKQWEEIDELNREYEADGKNFRIFKGIESDILSDGSLDYPDEILAGFDFVIASVHSGMEMPLEKMMQRFEAAIKNPFTRIVGHPTGRLLLKREESKLDLNKLIELAAKHNTVIEINANPWRLDLDWRYGNKAGETGLITCINPDAHSTDGIDYIRYGVMIARKAKFEPARVLNTKSRKEFEEWCRDS; this comes from the coding sequence ATGACCAACCAGGACGTCGCCGCAAAACTTCGTGAAGTATACAACCTGATGCAGCTGGCCGGAGAAAATCGGTTCCGAGCCATTGCATTCGACCGTGCCGCACAGACAATCGAGGGACTCAACGATGACATCAATAAACATGTCGAAGAAGATACCCTGACCGGCATCAAGGGAATCGGCAAATCCATTGCGGAAGACATTAAAGCTTTTGCCGAAACCGGAACCATGCCCGTGTTGGAAGCGCTCAAAGAGCGCGTACCCAAAGGGCTCATCGAATGGCTGAATATTTCGGGACTGGGACCTAAAAATATTGTGAAAATCCACAAAGAACTGGAGATCACCGAACTCACCCAGCTTAAAGAGGCGTGCCAGAGCGGTGCGGTGGCCGATCTGCCCGGACTGGGACAAAAATCGGCCGATAAAATTCTCAAATCCATTGCATATCTGGAAAAGTACGGTGAACGGGCCCATCTGGATCAGGCACTCGAAATCGCAGAACCCGTCTTTGAATTCGTGAAAAACATCAAGGGGGTACAGCAGTGCGGGATTGCGGGGTCCCTGCGCCGGCGAAGGGAAACCATTGGTGACATCGATATTCTTGCAGCAGCAGATCAGAAAGATGCTGAATCGATTTTTGACGCATTTGTAAACCATGAACTGATCGTGGAAATTTTGGGACAAGGAGAAACCAAAAGCTCCGTGCGAACCGAAACGGGCCGACAGGTGGATCTCCGTATCGTAAAACCGGATCAATACGCCGCTGCCCTGATGTATTTCACCGGGAGCAAGGAGCACAATATTGTTCTTCGTCAGCGCGCCCGAGAGCGTGGAATGGCCCTGAATGAGTACGGCCTATTTAAACTAACCGAAGATGGCGATACCGATTTTGATCGGCCCGTGAAAACCGATTCTGAATCCGCCATTTACAAAAAACTGGATCTCCATTTTATCCCCCCGGAGCACAGGGAAGACCGCGGAGAGTTTGACTATTATGAACAGCATGAGTCAATGGATCTGGTCGAAGAAGAGAATATTAGGGGCGTTGTGCACGCGCACAGCACATGGAGCGATGGCAAGTATACCATCAGACAGATGGCGGAAGCCTGTATGGACCGCGGATATGAATATCTGGGACTTACCGACCACTCCAAAACGGCGGCCTATGCCGGCGGTCTTACCCTTGAAGATGTCAGAAAGCAGTGGGAAGAGATCGACGAACTGAACCGGGAGTATGAAGCAGATGGTAAAAACTTCAGAATCTTCAAGGGAATTGAATCCGACATTCTCAGCGACGGTTCGCTCGACTACCCCGACGAGATTCTGGCCGGCTTCGACTTTGTAATAGCCAGCGTGCACAGCGGTATGGAAATGCCCCTTGAGAAGATGATGCAGCGGTTCGAGGCAGCAATCAAGAATCCGTTTACGCGGATCGTGGGCCACCCGACCGGACGCCTGCTCCTCAAGCGCGAGGAAAGTAAGCTGGATCTCAATAAACTGATTGAACTGGCTGCAAAGCACAATACCGTGATCGAAATCAATGCCAATCCTTGGCGGCTCGATCTGGACTGGCGATACGGAAACAAGGCCGGTGAAACGGGTCTTATCACCTGCATTAACCCCGATGCGCACAGCACAGACGGAATCGATTATATCCGTTATGGTGTGATGATTGCCCGAAAAGCAAAATTCGAACCGGCACGGGTATTGAATACAAAGAGCAGGAAAGAGTTTGAGGAGTGGTGTAGGGACTCTTGA
- a CDS encoding GIY-YIG nuclease family protein: MIHVYAIKSLNRNYIYVGMTDELERRLDQHQNGYEKTTRPYRPFKLIYTELHQGRKSARAREKYLKSAAGKRFLRSLIKN; encoded by the coding sequence ATGATCCATGTGTATGCCATTAAAAGTCTGAACCGGAACTACATCTACGTTGGGATGACTGACGAGCTTGAGAGACGATTGGATCAGCATCAGAATGGGTATGAAAAGACTACACGCCCATATCGGCCATTTAAGCTTATTTACACCGAATTACATCAAGGCCGGAAATCTGCAAGAGCGCGGGAAAAGTATTTGAAGTCTGCTGCTGGGAAACGATTTCTTCGTTCACTTATCAAAAATTAA
- a CDS encoding GIY-YIG nuclease family protein — translation MIHVYAIKSLNRNYIYVGMTDELERRLDQHQNGYEKTTRPYRPFKLIYTELHQGRKSARAQEKYLKSAAGFNYDCRIQ, via the coding sequence ATGATTCATGTGTATGCCATTAAAAGTCTGAACCGGAACTATATCTACGTTGGGATGACTGACGAGCTTGAGAGACGATTGGATCAGCATCAGAATGGGTATGAAAAGACTACACGCCCATATCGGCCATTTAAGCTTATTTACACCGAATTACATCAAGGCCGGAAATCTGCAAGAGCGCAGGAAAAGTATTTGAAGTCTGCTGCCGGGTTTAACTATGATTGTCGTATTCAATAA
- the mscL gene encoding large-conductance mechanosensitive channel protein MscL, with the protein MTFFEEFKKFAMRGNVLDLAVAVVVGAAFGRIITSLVDDVIMPPIGLLLAGIDFSEFRITLQEATAGAAAVTINYGVFVQQIVNFLIVAFAIFVVIKTFEKMKRKEDEKPAEPAQPPAQEVLLTEIRDLLKDKS; encoded by the coding sequence ATGACTTTTTTCGAAGAGTTCAAAAAATTTGCGATGCGGGGTAATGTGCTTGATCTGGCCGTGGCCGTTGTGGTCGGTGCAGCTTTTGGGCGCATCATTACTTCTCTGGTCGATGACGTGATTATGCCGCCAATCGGACTATTACTGGCCGGTATTGATTTCAGTGAGTTCAGAATTACCCTGCAGGAAGCCACAGCCGGTGCAGCCGCAGTAACCATCAACTATGGTGTGTTTGTGCAGCAAATTGTTAATTTTCTGATCGTGGCATTCGCCATTTTTGTGGTGATCAAAACATTTGAAAAAATGAAGCGAAAAGAAGATGAAAAACCTGCTGAACCGGCACAGCCGCCCGCACAGGAAGTGCTTCTGACGGAGATCCGCGACCTGCTTAAGGATAAATCATAA
- a CDS encoding STAS domain-containing protein: MEYSTLEKKNCVVVALKGNLMGGPASADFQAMVKDQIEKGETNLIGDLSEVDFMNSSGLGVLISSLISLRKEGGDFKLCSATDRIKSLLKVSKLFTVFDMYETLDEAIAAYQD; encoded by the coding sequence ATGGAATACTCTACTCTTGAAAAGAAAAACTGTGTTGTAGTAGCTTTAAAGGGGAATTTAATGGGGGGTCCCGCAAGCGCCGACTTCCAGGCAATGGTTAAGGATCAGATTGAAAAAGGGGAGACGAACCTGATTGGTGATCTGAGCGAGGTGGACTTTATGAATTCATCTGGACTCGGAGTTCTTATTTCATCGCTCATTTCGTTAAGGAAAGAAGGCGGAGACTTCAAGCTTTGCAGCGCCACCGACCGAATAAAAAGCCTTCTAAAAGTTTCAAAGCTGTTCACGGTTTTCGACATGTACGAAACACTGGATGAAGCCATTGCCGCCTATCAGGATTGA
- a CDS encoding DNA-3-methyladenine glycosylase I gives MSSDYLSRCKWAANTSDEYITYHDEEWGVPVHDDRTHFEFLILEGAQAGLSWSTILKKRSGYRKAFAGFDPAIVADYTESKIEELLQNPGIVRNRLKVKSAVRNAREFLKIQDGFGSFDAYIWQFVDNKPIINCWKSLSEVPAKTEVSDRISKDLRKRGFNFVGSTIIYAYMQACGLVNDHTVDCFRRRELL, from the coding sequence ATGAGTAGTGATTACCTAAGTCGATGCAAATGGGCAGCTAATACCTCCGACGAGTACATTACCTATCATGATGAAGAGTGGGGTGTGCCGGTGCATGACGACCGAACCCATTTCGAGTTCCTGATTCTGGAGGGTGCACAGGCCGGTTTGAGCTGGAGCACCATTCTTAAAAAACGAAGCGGATACCGGAAGGCGTTTGCAGGATTTGATCCGGCTATTGTGGCCGATTATACCGAAAGCAAAATTGAGGAACTGCTGCAGAATCCTGGCATCGTACGGAATCGGCTCAAGGTAAAATCTGCGGTTCGGAATGCACGGGAGTTCCTCAAAATTCAGGACGGGTTCGGCTCATTTGACGCCTATATATGGCAATTTGTGGATAATAAACCGATCATCAACTGCTGGAAAAGCCTCTCTGAAGTTCCGGCAAAAACGGAAGTATCCGACCGGATATCAAAAGACCTCAGGAAGCGAGGATTCAATTTCGTGGGAAGCACCATCATCTACGCGTACATGCAGGCCTGCGGACTGGTGAACGATCATACGGTCGACTGCTTTAGACGCCGGGAATTGCTTTGA
- a CDS encoding site-2 protease family protein: MSASLNLGRYAGIKVQIHWTFWLLFLFIGFMVYSNDGTLTELLWNSLFIFALFFCVVLHEFGHALTARKFGVGTRSITLLPIGGVASLNEMPEDPMQEFVIAIAGPLVNVAIALILYLFVPIDNFLVDDPEVLEEQLSTINAANFLFYLFSVNVALVVFNLIPAFPMDGGRIFRALLSTRMSRVQATKTAAGLGKFMALLFFLFGLFFNIILTVIAVFIYFGAHSENIMIQQISILKGNDIRDAMITDFTTMKPGDTLQDAVDRILASTEQDFIIAENGKPVGILFMNDIAEALHSNSRDTSIDGVMKTDFVTLEAGDPLPGVYRQLRRGDRNFFPVVDNGELVGVLDMNNINEFLTLRAAYDY, from the coding sequence ATGAGTGCATCTCTAAACCTGGGCCGGTATGCCGGCATTAAGGTACAGATTCACTGGACCTTCTGGCTTCTTTTTCTATTCATCGGTTTTATGGTGTACAGTAACGATGGCACCCTGACGGAACTGCTCTGGAACTCGCTTTTTATATTTGCTCTCTTCTTCTGCGTTGTTTTACATGAATTTGGTCATGCCCTTACTGCAAGAAAGTTCGGAGTGGGCACGCGAAGCATTACCCTGCTGCCCATCGGGGGAGTTGCAAGCCTCAATGAGATGCCCGAAGATCCGATGCAGGAATTTGTGATTGCCATTGCGGGTCCGCTGGTAAATGTAGCGATCGCTCTCATACTCTACCTCTTCGTCCCCATCGACAATTTCCTGGTGGATGACCCGGAAGTGCTCGAAGAGCAGCTCAGCACCATCAATGCCGCCAACTTTCTATTTTATCTGTTCTCGGTGAACGTTGCCCTGGTCGTTTTCAATCTCATCCCGGCATTCCCGATGGATGGCGGCCGTATTTTCAGGGCCCTGCTTTCGACCCGGATGAGCCGTGTGCAGGCTACAAAAACAGCAGCCGGCCTGGGCAAATTTATGGCGCTTCTCTTTTTTCTCTTCGGGCTGTTTTTCAATATTATCCTCACCGTGATCGCTGTCTTCATCTACTTCGGGGCCCATTCCGAAAACATCATGATTCAGCAAATCAGTATCCTGAAGGGCAACGATATTCGTGATGCCATGATCACTGATTTCACAACCATGAAGCCCGGTGACACCCTGCAGGATGCTGTTGACCGGATTCTTGCCAGTACGGAACAGGACTTTATCATTGCCGAAAACGGCAAACCGGTCGGTATCCTGTTTATGAACGATATAGCGGAAGCCCTTCACAGCAACTCCCGCGATACGTCCATCGATGGTGTCATGAAGACGGACTTTGTGACCCTGGAAGCTGGCGACCCGCTGCCGGGCGTGTACAGACAGCTTCGCAGGGGTGACCGAAATTTCTTTCCCGTTGTTGACAATGGTGAGTTGGTGGGCGTGCTCGATATGAACAACATCAATGAATTTCTCACGCTTAGGGCTGCCTACGACTACTGA